A window of Bacteroidota bacterium contains these coding sequences:
- a CDS encoding SDR family oxidoreductase, whose amino-acid sequence MEWKNKIVVITGASTGIGKATKELLRNKACIVYNLDKSEPAEADPYFIQCDVSKKEDVNSVIDSIYDKEKRIDFLFANAGVHLFATLEETSYEQLESIVGINLLGIYYMLKKIIPIMKQQQKGSIVLMGSDQVFIGKASSSVYGMTKGAIGQLTKSTAIDYAPYNIRVNCICPGTIDTPLLHKAVDHFSAKTGTAQDEVYKSLDGVQPMGRIGKPEEIAQSVAFLLSDESSFTTGSLFAVDGGYVCQ is encoded by the coding sequence ATGGAATGGAAAAACAAAATTGTTGTTATTACCGGTGCCAGTACTGGTATTGGCAAAGCAACAAAAGAACTGCTCCGCAACAAAGCTTGTATTGTTTATAATCTTGATAAGAGTGAGCCTGCAGAAGCCGATCCTTATTTCATTCAATGCGATGTGAGTAAAAAAGAAGATGTGAATTCAGTGATTGACAGTATCTATGATAAAGAAAAGCGGATCGATTTTCTCTTTGCTAATGCAGGTGTTCATCTTTTTGCCACACTGGAAGAAACCAGTTATGAGCAACTTGAATCAATTGTTGGTATTAATCTGCTGGGTATTTATTACATGCTAAAAAAAATAATACCAATCATGAAACAACAACAAAAAGGAAGTATTGTGCTGATGGGTTCTGACCAGGTTTTTATAGGCAAAGCCAGCAGTTCCGTTTATGGAATGACAAAAGGTGCAATTGGCCAGCTTACAAAAAGCACCGCTATTGATTATGCGCCTTATAATATTCGTGTAAACTGTATTTGCCCCGGCACTATTGATACACCACTACTTCATAAGGCCGTTGATCATTTCTCAGCGAAAACAGGGACAGCCCAGGACGAAGTATATAAATCACTGGACGGCGTACAACCGATGGGGCGAATTGGCAAACCCGAAGAAATTGCACAATCAGTCGCATTCCTTTTATCGGATGAAAGCTCATTTACCACGGGCAGTTTATTTGCAGTCGATGGGGGATATGTATGCCAGTAG